A segment of the Nitrosospira briensis C-128 genome:
GAGATTTGCGCGGCCATGAAGCAAGCATCGGAAGGCGCTATGAAGGGTGTACTCGGCTATACCGACGAAAAAGTCGTTTCCACCGATTTTCGCGGCGAGAGTTGCACCTCCATTTTTGATGCGGAGGCTGGCATGGCCCTGGATGGCAGTTTCATTAAAGTGGTTTCCTGGTACGATAACGAGTGGGGATACTCCAGCAAGATTCTGGAGATGGCTCGTGTCGTTGCTGGCAAATAAATAGTCGCAGCATAATGAAGAGTCCTGGATATGGCATCATTTTTAGGACTCTTCCCCGACCTTCCGCTCTGCCTTTCGATTGCCCATCGGAGGGATTTTCATGAGCGATCCCTTCATCGCACAAATTGGAGTTCCCAGTGTCTGTCATTAAAGTCACCGACCTTGATCTCAAAGGCAAGCGCGTGTTCATCCGCGCCGACCTCAATGTCCCGGTAAAGGACGGCAAAGTTACATCGGATGCACGAATAACCGCCTCGATGGCTACCATTAACCATTGCCTGGAACAGGGCGCAAAGGTGATGGTGACATCCCATCTGGGCCGGCCGGAGGAAGGCGTCTGGTCCGAGGAGAATTCGCTCAAGCCGGTCGCCGACAATATTGCCGCACGCCTGGGCAAACCCGTGCGTTTGATCCGGGATTGGGTCGACAAGAATTTTGAGGTTGCCGAAGGCGAACTGGTCGTTCTGGAAAACTGCCGCATCAATAAAGGCGAAAAGAAAAATTCGGACGAAACCGCCCAGAAATATGCGCGTTTATGCGATGTGTTTGTGATGGATGCTTTCGGTACGGCACACCGCGCTCAAGCTTCGACTTATGGTATCGCCAGATATGCTCCGGTTGCGTGTGCCGGGATTCTGCTGACGGAAGAGCTGGACGCACTTACCAAGGCACTCCTGAACCCGGCACGTCCTATGGTTGCGATCGTTGGCGGCTCGAAGGTCTCGACAAAGCTTACCGTACTGGAATCCCTTTCGGAGAAGGTTGATCAAATGGTCGTTGGCGGCGGCATTGCCAATACTTTTCTGAAAGCCGCCGGGAAAAATATCGGCAAATCCTTGTGTGAAGATGACCTGGTCCCTACCGCCAGAATGCTGATGGATAAAATGGCAGAACGCCAGGCTTCCATCCCTATTGCCGTAGATGTCGTGGTTGGAAAGAAATTCGACGCCAGCGAGCCTGCGGTGGTGAAGGATGCCGATACGGTTGCCGACGACGAGATGATTTTCGATATTGGCCCGAAGAGTGCGCAGGAATTGGCGGACATTATCATGAAAGCCGGTACTGTCGTATGGAACGGGCCAGTTGGCGTGTTTGAATTCGATCAATTTGGCGCCGGCACCAGGACCATCGCCATGGCCATTGCCCATACGAAGGCCTTCACCCTGGCTGGCGGCGGCGATACCATCGCCGCCATACAGAAGTACGACATCTATGACAAGGTTTCCTACATTTCCACCGCTGGCGGTGCTTTTC
Coding sequences within it:
- a CDS encoding phosphoglycerate kinase — protein: MSVIKVTDLDLKGKRVFIRADLNVPVKDGKVTSDARITASMATINHCLEQGAKVMVTSHLGRPEEGVWSEENSLKPVADNIAARLGKPVRLIRDWVDKNFEVAEGELVVLENCRINKGEKKNSDETAQKYARLCDVFVMDAFGTAHRAQASTYGIARYAPVACAGILLTEELDALTKALLNPARPMVAIVGGSKVSTKLTVLESLSEKVDQMVVGGGIANTFLKAAGKNIGKSLCEDDLVPTARMLMDKMAERQASIPIAVDVVVGKKFDASEPAVVKDADTVADDEMIFDIGPKSAQELADIIMKAGTVVWNGPVGVFEFDQFGAGTRTIAMAIAHTKAFTLAGGGDTIAAIQKYDIYDKVSYISTAGGAFLEFLEGKKLPAVEILEQRAQ